Below is a genomic region from Sulfitobacter sp. OXR-159.
GCGCTTCTGCGTTCCCGGCGATCAGATGGACATCTTCGACGGCGAGGGGGCCGCGGGCGAGGGCGGGAATGTCGGCCTCCAGCAGGTCGGCAGCACTGATGATGCGGGCGCCCGACAAGTCCGCCCAAACATGCGTCAGATGCGTCTTGCCCGAGCCTTGCGGCCCGGTCAGCGCCAGCTTGCCGCCGGCCCAACCCCGCCAGCCGTCGACCATCGCCATCGCCATCGCGTTGGAGGGGGCGACAAAGAAAGCATCGCGGCCCAGAGCCGTTCGGCTGGGCAGGTTCAACCCGAGTTGATGGGCCATGTCAGCGGATGTCCTCGTCGACCGTCGTTTCAGGCTCACGGCCCATGTACAGCACGCTTTCACGGTACCGCGCCGTAGCGAAACGCGCGATCACCCCGATGGCGGCGGCCACGGGCACCGCGACCAGCAGCCCGACGAAGCCAAAGAGTGTGCCAAAGACCGACAGCGCCAGCAGCAGCCAGACCGGATGCAGCCCGACGGAGTTGCCGACCAGCTTCGGCGTTAGCAGATTGCCCTCGACGATCTGGCCCAGCACAAAGATTCCCGCGACCAGCCCGATCGACACCCAGTCGCCCCAGAATTGGAACAGCGCCAGCCCGATCGCCAGCGCCCCACCGATCAATGCGCCGAGGTAGGGGATGAAAGTAACCAAACCGGCCACGAAACCGACGACGAGGCCGAACTGCAGCCCCACCAGCATCAGCGCCACGGCGTAATAGGTGCCAAGGATCAGGCAGACCGTGCCCATGCCGCGTACGAAGGAGGCGAGTGTCGCATCGATCTCCCGCGCCAATTGCCGGATCGTCGGCGCATGGTCGCGCGGCAGCAGCCGGTCAATGGCGGCAACCATGCGGTCCCAGTCGAGCAGCAGATAGACGGCGACCACGGGGACGATGACGAACAAGAGCAGGATGTTGATCAGCGAGGCAAAGGAGGCCAGTGCGGTTTGAAACAGCTCACCACCGCGTTCTTGGATCGTCGTGCCCAAGGTGGTCAGCGAGGTGCGCAGCGTCGAATCGTCGTCCAACAGCGAGGGGAAACGGTCGGTGATGAAATCGGTGAAATTGCGAGTGACCTTGGGCGCGGTCTCGATCAGGTTGACGGTTTGGTTCACCAGCGTCGGGATGACCAAAAGCGCCATCAGCACGAAGATCAAAAGAGCCGCCACGGTGATCAGCGCCGTGGCCATCACACGGCTCAGCCCCAGTCGCTCCAGCCGGTCGGCCACCGGATCGAGGAAATAGGCAATCGCCCCGCCCAGCAGGAAGGGCAGCAGCACGTCGCCCATGAACC
It encodes:
- a CDS encoding AI-2E family transporter is translated as MALPIRDQLKYWGIAAAVFMVALWFMGDVLLPFLLGGAIAYFLDPVADRLERLGLSRVMATALITVAALLIFVLMALLVIPTLVNQTVNLIETAPKVTRNFTDFITDRFPSLLDDDSTLRTSLTTLGTTIQERGGELFQTALASFASLINILLLFVIVPVVAVYLLLDWDRMVAAIDRLLPRDHAPTIRQLAREIDATLASFVRGMGTVCLILGTYYAVALMLVGLQFGLVVGFVAGLVTFIPYLGALIGGALAIGLALFQFWGDWVSIGLVAGIFVLGQIVEGNLLTPKLVGNSVGLHPVWLLLALSVFGTLFGFVGLLVAVPVAAAIGVIARFATARYRESVLYMGREPETTVDEDIR